The following proteins are encoded in a genomic region of Heliangelus exortis chromosome 7, bHelExo1.hap1, whole genome shotgun sequence:
- the STOX1 gene encoding storkhead-box protein 1 isoform X1, producing MNPLSQSHFIPLLEGICCTISDMNADHVMVTQETLTEQLVKNYPGMAVPSHNTLYNILGSLIKERKIYHTGEGYFIVIPNTYFITNDATEDNRRILLEDSCCCSSPSITYPVNTEHCADLMEGNTPLVSHYRSCHCLPDQNMFSEQRQQQLMNHEPNGGGKKGCSELKPSFQTQGASTSTENHSWDIIKSLTSLREKQKCKRFGLGLFWRSTSKKEKHKKEYSTFSAQFPPKEWPVRDEDDLDNIPRDIEHEIIKRINPALTVDNLIKHTILMQKFEELKKCASRGTSSEVLTVGQNHLSKDCVQKTQSKAAKHTRKTKSNRERQISRSERKYHTHELTSQNETLEENLSLSNKNQQPSDEVESHVIYKKQIKNPFQGLSRRRSFYASGYKGTMSSQPKHRTQKQEGVLQRPRPLDFLKTFEYETEQLAMETQADKAKQNKLLHANRSSLQLKKGSLSENFSYPNDRIFQIDKKCKYFLESNISEENAYRGTVKKQPRDMQKCLHSYTRDNGGCKEDAKFSLNLRGEYCRCKDETVCESLDQTANEFQNVHLSNYRASANMVKKNV from the exons ATGAATCCTCTTTCGCAGTCACACTTCATTCCTCTGCTAGAAGGAATATGCTGTACCATATCAGATATGAATGCAGATCATGTGATGGTAACGCAGGAAACCTTAACAGAGCAGTTAGTGAAAAATTATCCAG GCATGGCAGTTCCTTCCCACAACACTTTATATAATATCCTTGGCAGTCTgattaaagaaaggaaaatctatCATACAGGAGAAGGATACTTCATTGTAATTCCCAACACATACTTTATCACAAATGATGCCACAGAAGACAACAGAAGGATCCTGCTGGAGGACAGTTGTTGCTGTTCATCACCCTCCATCACTTACCCTGTAAACACTGAGCACTGTGCAGACCTAATGGAAGGAAACACTCCTTTGGTATCCCATTACAGATCCTGCCATTGTCTCCCTGACCAGAATATGTTCAGTGAACAAAGACAGCAGCAGCTTATGAACCATGAACCTAACGGAGGAGGTAAGAAAGGCTGTAGTGAATTGAAGCCTTCATTTCAAACTCAAGGAGCCTCCACATCTACTGAAAACCACTCCTGGGACATCATCAAATCCCTAACATCTttgagagagaaacagaaatgcaaaaggtTTGGCCTTGGCCTTTTCTGGAGAAGCActtctaaaaaggaaaaacataagAAGGAGTACTCCACTTTTTCAGCCCAGTTTCCTCCCAAGGAGTGGCCAGTCAGGGATGAAGATGACCTAGATAACATTCCACGTGATATTGAACACGAAATCATAAAGCGTATTAACCCCGCCCTTACAGTTGATAATTTGATTAAGCACACAATATTAATGCAGAAGTTTGAGGAGCTGAAAAAATGTGCCAGTAGGGGTACCTCCTCTGAAGTGTTAACAGTTGGGCAAAACCATCTTTCAAAGGATTGCGTTCAAAAGACACAAAgtaaagcagcaaaacacaccaggaaaaccaaatcaaacagAGAGAGGCAGATTAGTAGAAGCGAAAGGAAATATCATACACATGAGTTAACATCCCAaaatgagacactggaagagaaCCTTTCTCTGTctaacaaaaaccaacaaccatCTGATGAAGTGGAATCCCATGTCATATATAAAAAACAGATTAAGAACCCCTTTCAGGGTCTGTCACGGAGACGCAGCTTCTATGCAAGCGGATACAAAGGTACCATGAGCAGCCAGCCAAAGCACAGGACTCAAAAGCAAGAAGGGGTTTTGCAAAGGCCACGGCCCCTGGACTTCTTAAAAACCTTTGAATATGAAACTGAACAGCTGGCTATGGAAACACAGGCTGATAAAGCTAAGCAAAACAAACTACTCCATGCTAACAGGTCTTCTCTCCAACTAAAGAAAGGTAGTTTAAGTGAAAACTTTAGTTATCCGAATGACAGGATTTTCCAAATAGACAAGAAATGCAAATACTTTCTGGAGAgtaatatttctgaagaaaatgccTACAGAggaacagtaaaaaaacaacccagggaTATGCAAAAATGTCTTCACTCCTACACCAGGGATAATGGTGGGTGCAAAGAAGAtgcaaaattttcattaaatctgaGAGGTGAGTATTGCAGGTGCAAAGATGAAACTGTATGTGAGTCATTAGATCAAACAGCAAATGAATTTCAAAATGTCCATCTTTCAAATTATAGAGCCAGTGCtaacatggtaaaaaaaaatgtgtga
- the STOX1 gene encoding storkhead-box protein 1 isoform X2: MNPLSQSHFIPLLEGICCTISDMNADHVMVTQETLTEQLVKNYPGMAVPSHNTLYNILGSLIKERKIYHTGEGYFIVIPNTYFITNDATEDNRRILLEDSCCCSSPSITYPVNTEHCADLMEGNTPLVSHYRSCHCLPDQNMFSEQRQQQLMNHEPNGGGKKGCSELKPSFQTQGASTSTENHSWDIIKSLTSLREKQKCKRFGLGLFWRSTSKKEKHKKEYSTFSAQFPPKEWPVRDEDDLDNIPRDIEHEIIKRINPALTVDNLIKHTILMQKFEELKKCASRGTSSEVLTVGQNHLSKDCVQKTQSKAAKHTRKTKSNRERQISRSERKYHTHELTSQNETLEENLSLSNKNQQPSDEVESHVIYKKQIKNPFQGLSRRRSFYASGYKGTMSSQPKHRTQKQEGVLQRPRPLDFLKTFEYETEQLAMETQADKAKQNKLLHANRSSLQLKKGSLSENFSYPNDRIFQIDKKCKYFLESNISEENAYRGTVKKQPRDMQKCLHSYTRDNGGCKEDAKFSLNLRDGLKRRQSFWPNSESITIKAKRRMQCKGNCNKAPCFS; encoded by the exons ATGAATCCTCTTTCGCAGTCACACTTCATTCCTCTGCTAGAAGGAATATGCTGTACCATATCAGATATGAATGCAGATCATGTGATGGTAACGCAGGAAACCTTAACAGAGCAGTTAGTGAAAAATTATCCAG GCATGGCAGTTCCTTCCCACAACACTTTATATAATATCCTTGGCAGTCTgattaaagaaaggaaaatctatCATACAGGAGAAGGATACTTCATTGTAATTCCCAACACATACTTTATCACAAATGATGCCACAGAAGACAACAGAAGGATCCTGCTGGAGGACAGTTGTTGCTGTTCATCACCCTCCATCACTTACCCTGTAAACACTGAGCACTGTGCAGACCTAATGGAAGGAAACACTCCTTTGGTATCCCATTACAGATCCTGCCATTGTCTCCCTGACCAGAATATGTTCAGTGAACAAAGACAGCAGCAGCTTATGAACCATGAACCTAACGGAGGAGGTAAGAAAGGCTGTAGTGAATTGAAGCCTTCATTTCAAACTCAAGGAGCCTCCACATCTACTGAAAACCACTCCTGGGACATCATCAAATCCCTAACATCTttgagagagaaacagaaatgcaaaaggtTTGGCCTTGGCCTTTTCTGGAGAAGCActtctaaaaaggaaaaacataagAAGGAGTACTCCACTTTTTCAGCCCAGTTTCCTCCCAAGGAGTGGCCAGTCAGGGATGAAGATGACCTAGATAACATTCCACGTGATATTGAACACGAAATCATAAAGCGTATTAACCCCGCCCTTACAGTTGATAATTTGATTAAGCACACAATATTAATGCAGAAGTTTGAGGAGCTGAAAAAATGTGCCAGTAGGGGTACCTCCTCTGAAGTGTTAACAGTTGGGCAAAACCATCTTTCAAAGGATTGCGTTCAAAAGACACAAAgtaaagcagcaaaacacaccaggaaaaccaaatcaaacagAGAGAGGCAGATTAGTAGAAGCGAAAGGAAATATCATACACATGAGTTAACATCCCAaaatgagacactggaagagaaCCTTTCTCTGTctaacaaaaaccaacaaccatCTGATGAAGTGGAATCCCATGTCATATATAAAAAACAGATTAAGAACCCCTTTCAGGGTCTGTCACGGAGACGCAGCTTCTATGCAAGCGGATACAAAGGTACCATGAGCAGCCAGCCAAAGCACAGGACTCAAAAGCAAGAAGGGGTTTTGCAAAGGCCACGGCCCCTGGACTTCTTAAAAACCTTTGAATATGAAACTGAACAGCTGGCTATGGAAACACAGGCTGATAAAGCTAAGCAAAACAAACTACTCCATGCTAACAGGTCTTCTCTCCAACTAAAGAAAGGTAGTTTAAGTGAAAACTTTAGTTATCCGAATGACAGGATTTTCCAAATAGACAAGAAATGCAAATACTTTCTGGAGAgtaatatttctgaagaaaatgccTACAGAggaacagtaaaaaaacaacccagggaTATGCAAAAATGTCTTCACTCCTACACCAGGGATAATGGTGGGTGCAAAGAAGAtgcaaaattttcattaaatctgaGAG